ACCAATAGCCCGAATTTTTCCTTCATTGTATAGTTCCTCCATTGCGCGCCAAGAACCATAGTAATCATTCATTGGTTGATGAATAAGGTACAAGTCAAGATAATCAAGTCCAAGTTTATTTAATGAGACATCAAATGCCTTTTTCGTATTTTCATATCCTGCGTCTTGAACCCACAATTTACTTGTGATAAATAAGTCTTCTCTTGGAATTCCACTTTTTTCAATCGCTCTGCCTACAGCTTCTTCATTTAAATAAGCCGCAGCCGTGTCAATTAAACGATATCCAGCTGCTAGGGCATCCGTTACTGCTTGTTCGCATTCGTCTGCATCATCTACTTGAAAAACACCAAATCCTAATATTGGCATTTCAATTCCATTATTTAAAGTTACTGTTTCCATCAGTATCCCTCCTATGGTTTTACTTCAAGTAACTTCCCTTTTTTAAATAGGGATGCTAACTACCTGAACTATAATAAGGATATCACCTTCGTGTGACACGAGGGCAAGCGATAAAATAATTAAATTTTAATTTCTTTCATAAGTAAGCTTACCAGAGGTGTTCTCATGCTGATGTGCTTTATCCTCAATTTGTTCACGATTCCAAGTGCTAGGATTCATTTCATCCTTATTTGTTTTTAACAAGTCATTATAATAAGCCACTTTATTTTCCATGTAGTCTACCGTTTTTTGAGCATCTTCTAACCTTTTTTGTGCTTGTTCATACTGTTGCACAATAATTTCATATCTTTCAAAAATCGTAGAGTCTCCTTCAAGACATAAGTCAACATATTCGCGGATTTGTTTAATGGACATCCCGCCTTCTTTGAGAAACACAACTCCCATTAACCATCCCAGCGATTCCTCATCAAAAAGTCGGTTATTATTCTTATCCCTTATAACGCCAGGGATAAGATCTTGATCCGTATAATATCGCACAGTATGTATGGTTATATTTAATTTTTCAGCTACTTGCTTTACAGTATACATTTTTTCACCTCTTGAATTTAAGCTATCTTCATTACAAATGATCACCTTTATTTTAAAGGCAAAAATTTGTATAAGTAAATGAAATTGCTTGCTTATTCTCAGCATAAAATAAATTTCGCAGAAGCGACTTATGTCCTGAAAAATAGCTCAGGACATAACTTTGGTCGATCTATGTCCTGAAACTTTCCTCAGTACATAAATCGCTGATAGTTATGTCCTGAACTCGGTTTCAGGACATAACTTAACCCACTTTTAAGCTAGTTTTGAACTTTCAGGACATAAGTCTAATCATTTTATCCAAAATTAGGAGTCTACTTATTCGTTAATGACGCTTGTTTTATAACCTTTTTCCACTAAAGCTTCTTTAGCTTTATCCCCTACTTTTTCGCTTATTTGGATTGTAATTTCAATACGATCTTCAATCCGATTAACAAAAATATGAGAAATACTAATATTTTCGTAAGCTAAAATAGAAGTTATATTATCTAAAACACCTACCTTATCTTCATCAATCTCAATAATCAAGCGATCTCCTCCACTTTGATAACCTGATAATTCAATCAATGCTCTAAAAATATCTTTATACGTTATAATGCCATTCACATTTTTGTCTTCATCTATAATCGGTAAGACGGTTATATTTTTATCCACCATCAATATAGCGGCCTCTTCAATTTGTAAGTCTTGCAGAGCTGTCGGTGCCTCTTGTTCCATTATTTCTTTCACTGTGGTTTTATCTAATAAATAGTTTAATTCATAGATACTTAAACTGGTGGCTGCAGAAGATGTCTTATTTTTGATTAAATCTTCCGTTACCAATCCAACAAAAGAGTTATTTTTAACAACTGGAAGACTGTGAAAGTCATGTTTTTCCATTAAATCAACAGCTTCAGTCACTCTCGTATCGGGATTGATCGTTACAACATTGGGTGTCATATAATGTTTAATATTCAAAAATTACCCTCCTAAATAAGCTTTTTGAACTTCATCGCTTTCCAATAGCTTTTCTCCTATTCCTGAAGTAACAATTTTTCCTGTCTCCAGAACATAACCACGGTTTGAAATTTCCAAAGCAACCTTGGCATTCTGTTCAACCAACAATACAGTTGTCCCGTTATTATTAATATCTTCAACAATACTAAAAATTTCTCGAATAAATAATGGCGCAAGTCCCATAGAAGGCTCGTCAAGAAGTAATAATTCTGGCTGAGATACTAGGGCTCTGCCCATAGCAAGCATTTGTTGCTCTCCACCAGATAACGTGGCTGCGTCCTGGTTAATACGTTCTTTTAATACAGGAAAACGGTCAAATACTCGGTCCATATCTTTTTTTATTCCTTCCTTATCTTTACGTAGAAAAGAACCCATCTCTAAGTTTTCTTTTACAGTCATACCACTAAACACGTGTCTTCCTTCCGGTACATGAGAGATCCCATTTTTCACTATTTTTTTAGGTGTAGTTCCATGAATCTTTTTTCCCTTAAAAGTGATAGAACCATTCGTTGGTTTGTTCAAGCCAGACAAAGTCTGCAAAATGGTCGTTTTCCCTGCCCCGTTTGCTCCAATCAACGAAACAATTTCTCCTTCATTCACTTCAAAGCTAACATCTCTTACTGCTTCAATCACGCCATAATGGACAGATAAATTATTTACTTTTAACAACCTAGACACCTCCTAAATACGCATGAACGACTTTATCATTTTCGCGAATTTCTTGAGGCGTACCATGAGCAATCACTTTACCATATTCTAAAACATAAATTCTTTCACATACTTGCATAACAACCGACATATCATGTTCAATTAATACGATGGTTAAGTCAAAATCTTTTTGAATTTGATGAATCAACTTTGTTAATTTCGAACTTTCATTAGGGTTCATTCCAGCTGCCGGTTCATCTAAAAATAAAATACTAGGCTCTGTGGCAAGGGCTCGTACAATTTCTAAACGTCGCTGATTCCCATAGGACAGATTTTTAGCCCGTTCGCTGACGACATTTTCCAACGCAAAAATCTTCAATAATTCCATCGCTTTATCTGTCACTTCTTTTTCAGCTTGGTAAAATTTTCTTGTTCGAAAGAAAGTGGGGAAAAAACCTGCGCCATATTTATTATGCATAGCTACCGCGACATTTTCTAACACGCTCATATCTTTTAACAGCCGTATATTTTGAAATGTCCTTGCAATCCCTAATTCTGCGATGTCACTTGTCTTTTTTCCACCAATCGCAATAACTTTATTCGCCGTTTCAAAGTTGATTTCTCCTTGGGTTGGTCCATAAACGCCTGTTAATAAATTAAAGAGGGTCGTTTTTCCTGCACCATTCGGACCAATCAATCCAATTAATTCATTTTTATGAAATTCTAAGTTAACATTTTGGATAGCAGTCAACCCTCCAAAATTTTTGGTCAAATTTTTTATTTCCAGTAATGTCACGTCTACCCCTCTTTTCCTTCTGATATTGGTTTGGAGTTTTTATGAAAAATCTTCGCTAGACTAATTTCTTTTGTCCCAAACAAGCCTGTAGGTTTAAAAATCATAATCAAAATTAATACTAATGAATAAATGATCACGCGCAATGCGCCAAATGGTTGTAAATACATATTCAAAATACCTAAGGCAACAGCAGCTACCACGCTTCCTGTCAAACTTCCTATACCACCAAACACTACCATGATCAAAACATCAATAGATTTATCAAATGTAAATTGACTTGGATTAATCACGCCAAAATAAGAAGCATGGATGGAACCTGCCACAGAAGCTGTTACTGCGCCAATAATAAAAGCAATGAGCTTATAAT
This region of Tetragenococcus osmophilus genomic DNA includes:
- a CDS encoding MerR family transcriptional regulator yields the protein MYTVKQVAEKLNITIHTVRYYTDQDLIPGVIRDKNNNRLFDEESLGWLMGVVFLKEGGMSIKQIREYVDLCLEGDSTIFERYEIIVQQYEQAQKRLEDAQKTVDYMENKVAYYNDLLKTNKDEMNPSTWNREQIEDKAHQHENTSGKLTYERN
- a CDS encoding CBS and ACT domain-containing protein, producing the protein MNIKHYMTPNVVTINPDTRVTEAVDLMEKHDFHSLPVVKNNSFVGLVTEDLIKNKTSSAATSLSIYELNYLLDKTTVKEIMEQEAPTALQDLQIEEAAILMVDKNITVLPIIDEDKNVNGIITYKDIFRALIELSGYQSGGDRLIIEIDEDKVGVLDNITSILAYENISISHIFVNRIEDRIEITIQISEKVGDKAKEALVEKGYKTSVINE
- a CDS encoding ABC transporter ATP-binding protein, which gives rise to MLKVNNLSVHYGVIEAVRDVSFEVNEGEIVSLIGANGAGKTTILQTLSGLNKPTNGSITFKGKKIHGTTPKKIVKNGISHVPEGRHVFSGMTVKENLEMGSFLRKDKEGIKKDMDRVFDRFPVLKERINQDAATLSGGEQQMLAMGRALVSQPELLLLDEPSMGLAPLFIREIFSIVEDINNNGTTVLLVEQNAKVALEISNRGYVLETGKIVTSGIGEKLLESDEVQKAYLGG
- a CDS encoding ABC transporter ATP-binding protein, with the translated sequence MTLLEIKNLTKNFGGLTAIQNVNLEFHKNELIGLIGPNGAGKTTLFNLLTGVYGPTQGEINFETANKVIAIGGKKTSDIAELGIARTFQNIRLLKDMSVLENVAVAMHNKYGAGFFPTFFRTRKFYQAEKEVTDKAMELLKIFALENVVSERAKNLSYGNQRRLEIVRALATEPSILFLDEPAAGMNPNESSKLTKLIHQIQKDFDLTIVLIEHDMSVVMQVCERIYVLEYGKVIAHGTPQEIRENDKVVHAYLGGV